ggcagcggccggttgaagagcatgcacttagatttacttgcatttaaaagcagttggacaccacagaaggagtgttatacggcgttgaagctcgtttggaggtttgttagcacagtgtccaaagaagggccagatatatacagaatggtgtcgtctgcgtagaggtggatcagagagtcaccagcagcaagagcgacatcattgatatatacagagaaaagagtcaactCGAGAATTTaatcctgtggcacccccatagagactgccagaggtccggacaacattccctccgatttgacacactgaactctatctgagaagtagttggtgaaccaggcgaggcagtcatttgagaaaccaaggctattgagtctgccaataagaattctgtgattgacagagtcgaaagccttggccaggtcgatgaagacggctgcacagtattgtctcttatcgatggcggttatgatatcgtttaggactttgagggtggctgaggtacacccatgaccagctcggaaaccagattgcatagtggagaagtaGGGTGGggttcgaaatggtcagtgatctgtttgttaacttggctttcgaagactttagaaaggcagggcaggatggatataggtctgttgCAGTCTGGGTCtacagtgtctccccctttgaagagggggatgactgcggcagctttccaatctttagggatctcaggcgatacgaaagagaggttgaaaaggttagtaataggggttgcaacaattgtggcggataattttagaaagagagggcccagattgtctagcccagctgatttgaaggggttcagattttgcagctctttcagaacatcagctatctggatttgggtgaaggagaagcagggggggggcttgggcaggttgctgcagagctgttggctgggttaggggtagccaggtggaaagcatggccggctgtagaaaaatgcttatcgaaattctcgattatcgtagatttatcggtggtgacagtgtttcctagcctcagtgcagtgggcagctgggaggaggtgctcttattctccatgtcccagaactttttggaattagtgctacaggatgcaacttTCTGTTTGAAAGagttagcctttgctttcctaactgactgtgtatattggttcctgacttccttaaaaagttgcatatcgccggggctattcgatgctaatgcagtacgccaaaMgatgtttttgtgctggtcaagggcagtcaagtcaggagtgaaccaggggctatatctgttcttagttctaattTTTTTTAATGMggcatgcttatttaaggtggtgaggaaagcacttttaaagaacaaccaggcatcctctactgacgggatgaggtcgacATCCtcccaggatacccgggccaggtcgattagaaaggcctgctcgctgaagtattttagggagcgtttgacagtgatgaggggtggttgtttgacctcAGACCcgttacggacgcaggcaatgaggcagtgatcgctgagatcctggttgaagacagcagaggtgtattttgagGCCAAGTTGGTCACGATGATAGCTATgtgggtgcccatgtttacagatttagagttgtacctggtaggttccttgatcacttgtgtgagattgaggtaAATTGGTGGCAAGTGATGaaatgctgtggtgtgtgtggaagaCACAAAAGTACAGTTTTAATGATGGCAGGTTCTCACCCCAAGCTGTCTGAAGTCCATGATGTTTTGCCATTGGCTCCGTAGGTTGCGGAGGTCCTCCTGTCGGTCCCTGGCATGCTGCTCCATTTGAACACACTGGTCCCGCAAACCATTTCTCACTGCTGCCTGAATCACACACTGCATCTCCAGCTTAAACACTGACCTGGGCAGGACGGAAACATGGGAGAAAATAGGTTTTAAACTGGGAAAGAGTAAAGAGTATCACAAACAATAGATACAGACAACAAACCAGAGTATTCTGATGAATTGACATGACTAGTTTAGAGGCTGAGCATGTTCATTGATgacatgtaaatgtaatgtaaatgatgtGGAAGAAGCCAATCTATAGTGCAGATTTACTGTGACAGGGCTTCGGTTTGAGATTCCCCGCCAATCAGCTCTAACTGTGCCTCTTTCTTTCGGGTATGAAGCTGGGTCTGGAGCTGTTGAATTTGTGACCGTGTCTGAGCCAGTTCCATCAGACTCTGTTCCACCTCCTCCCAGGCTGACTGCAAAAAGATCCCACACATATTACTGTTCCAGCCTATGCAGTGTCTTGGCCCCATGTCGGTATTTTAGTGTAAACGGAAAGGTGTAAAGCACCTGTAAAAGACTCTTAACGGTTGGTAGATTTTCCTCTTCTTTTGAGATGTCCAGCAGGTGATTACTCTCGTAGCGAAACCTAAAATAAAACAGATACATTTGCCCCCTATAATTCAAATCCATGCAGATATTTTTGTCCAGCTAACTTTCTTATCAATTTAACCATTTAtcggcctcctgagtggcacagcggtctaaggcactgctttgcagtgctataggcgtcactacagacccgggttcgatcctgggctgtatcacaaccggccgtgattgggagtcccatagggtggtgcacaattggcccagcgtcttccaggtcaggggagggtttggccaggggggctttacttggctcatcgcgctctaacgACTCCtagtggcgggccgggtgcctgcaggctgacataGTTCACcggtgtttcctccggcacattagtgcggctggcttctgggttaagcgagtgggtgttaagaagcgcagtttggcgggtcatgtttcagaggacgcatgactcgaccttcgcctaccgagttgcaacgatgagacaagatcgaaattgtggagaaaaggggtcaaaataaaacaaaaaagttaCATCTATATTTTCCCCAACCATTTACCGTAATGCAGCAACATCACGAGCCACATCCAAAGAGGCAAGCATCTCCTCCAATGTAATTTCCTGTCCCAAGGCCAGGTACTGCAAGGCTGACAGCACTTGGGTCGGAGGATAGCATTGCAACAAGTCCtgatgagatttaaaaaaaaWaataataataataatatgattcTCACTCAAATGAAGAATATATGAAACAGACCATGATGTAACTAACTAGGTGCAAACAATGCAACTACCTCCACAGCACTTAACCAATGCTGAAATACTGCAGTTCTCTGTTCACGTGTCAGGctgaagaaagagagaacaatGATTTATCAATAGAAGTATCCCATGGATGACTCCGGTTCCTATATAAAACCATCTGATGATTCTTACTGTGTGGCAGTGGAAGATGTCATGTTCAGTTCACTCTCTAGCAAAGACTGGAAGAACTGGAGTCTTTCATCACACAACTCTCTGACGTTATGCTAAGGGGAAAAATAAACAAGACCAGTAAAATGAAAAACCATCACTTCGAAGATTATCATATAAGTAATAAAATATAGTAAAGCACTTACCAGAACCTTAGGCTCTGCTCCTGATGGGTTGAGATGGTCCCCACTGCTATTGGAGGTTTCATTTCCAAACACCACCTTCACCTCTGCCCTCCTAAAAAACACACCAAAAGGAAAGAATGGATTTAGGGTTGGCTTGAGGCGTCAAATGCATGTGGAAGTGTGGTAAGAAATGGTAAGGGTAAACGGCAGAGGCTCTAGCAAGCACACCTAGACAGCTGCTCCAGAACCTGGGAGTGCCCACTGATCTTGCGGATATCCTCTGAAAGAGAGTGGCGCTCCTTCATGCAGCYCTGCTTAAAAGCCTGTAAAAGCAGCTCCCTGCATTGGTTCTCCTCCACCATCTCCCAGCTCCGGTTAATGGACTGCTCTACTCAATACAAAGGGATTACAGAGTACAACACGTCAAGGCGAAAGAGGACATCCACATATACAGACCTAGCACATTTTAGTATGTGGTATGtagaaaaaattatatatttggtAAAATGCTCACCCTCAGTAACCAGCTGTGCTTCAGTCCCCTTGATTTGAGAGTCCAGGTGGTTTAGTTCTACTCTCAGCTCATCTATCTGCTCCTGAAGCTCAAACCGCTTAGCAGCATTACTCTGCCCCACTACCTGTTTCAACTGCAAATGTGTACACACAATCATGTAAAAGAATGAGCACACAGAAAACATAACACTAACATATTGCTACAATATCACATTTAAGACTATCAAACTATCTGGACATTTGTTTAGAGAAATATGGTTGTACCTCCTTATCGTGCAGAACTTTGTACCTGAGAGATCACAATGTCAAGGCTTGTACAACTGTACATACAAGAAAACATGTGTCATATTAATGTCAGAGAAATTAGGCAGTTATCCTATCAAGAGTTGGTGTCATCTCAGAGACAATGAAATTATCACATTTGTAGATAACTCAAGACACCAAAAATAAAGGATACCATTGGATATTTCCACGCATAACCCTTACATTCCTGCAAAGAGAAAGGAATAGacgaagatattggaagaacaaACGTAAAAGGACAAAACGACAATAGTTGACCTAGCTACTACAAATAATTGATAGAAACACTAGGAAGTATAAGAAATACGGTTGTAAAAACCTGTCTGCATACCCACCTCTGATTGAAAATATGTTGTGTGACATATCTCCAWATAGAGGCACCTGGGCCAACACATAACCTGAATCAAAACAAACATCAATATACTAAACGTTACTTGGGTTAACTCAATGTTGGGACAAATTCGTTTTAATTAGTCTGCAACTGCCGATATGAAAGACTGTAGTTAGAATTGCTACCAAGACAAAAAAGGAATAGCTCAACAAGGCCAAAGAAAGGTGCATGTACGTTAAATTGGACATTTATGAATGACGTTACGCACGTTTTAAAGTAGTTGTCATTTGGGAGACTTTGGGTTGGTAGATTAAATTCTTCAATCGCCCACCGCTTTAGTTCCCGCAGCAGGGTCCTGTCTCCCATCCTTCTCTAGACAAAATAAGCGAggcgttagctagatagctatccAGCTCAATAATGTTCACCAAAATCGAATACTAGCAAGTACATTTTAGCTTGACAGGTGGCTGTACGATGGCGAAGTAGATTTGTAAGTAGATTTGTTTCCAAGTGGTTGACTGTCAAAAAGATGTCAAGAAAAGTTAGCTGTCCGACTTTGCTCAGTTGGGCGCTTGTTATTTTTCCCGCCCGTTCAACTTCCCGCTCTGCAGCATATCCGGTGACGTTTGTTTACGTTCTGAACCAGGACAAATAGTACGTCTAACGTTCTACaacattacgccgattctgttgcaaaacatttcttaaaggGAAGCAAACTGAACGAAACCGGACGAGATCTACCTGGATTTGTCTATTCAGAATTATCGTTTTGCTCTGTTTGAGTCTTAAACGGTTTCCGTAATGAACACGAAAATGTTACACAAAATGGGAAacttacatttgagtaatttagcagacgcttttatccagaaagacttacagttagtgcattaatTATAAAATAGCTAGGCGGGACAACCACATCAGTGTAAGTACATTTTCCCCTCAATAAGGTAGTCCGAGCGACACAGCAGCTTTCATCCACTTCACCATTccgtataaatatatacacattttttcAGTCATATGGCAAATAATAATAAAGACCTAATAGGTAGGACRGGTCCTGGACGTTCTGCCGCCCTAGGCGAGTTAAAAATCTGCCCCCCGCTAGGTTTGGGCTTGGGACAATTTTTTTCTTAGCTAAATCGGAGGAGCGGAACATAATAGCAGCCCAATTAATAGGTTTAACACATTTTTAACACATCTGGTTAGTAGGCTATATTATCAGTTCAATGTCAACAACATAGCCTAATATTTTAAATCGGATTACATTGATAAAATAATGAATGCCCTGGATGTTCTGCCGCCCTAGCCGAGACAAAAATAACTACATCTTAGACATTcttatgaatctaagcatggcACTTTCAGAagttacctttccacccagacaggcTCTACTGACGCAGAAAACTGTAAACTTCAACTGCTGGGTACTCCTCCGTTGTATAACCCAGCAACAGAAGTGCTTCCCTAAAAACTGCCTGGGATTAAACAAACATCTTCTCATTTCGGAAAGAAAAAAGCTCAGTTTATATAGGGACAGAATAgcaaagtattttttattatctCCTCGAATATTATAGGCTGGAGTTTAGCTTCAGATTGTCATAGAGAGGAATCAatatatccccatatgcatcggagtcacgtctttcACAGTCATTTAAGAGCTTGTTTCTACCATAAGGCATCACAGAGTTAAGCATTGTTATAGAACACTTTATGTAATCTGGATCAAAATATAAAGCAAACAATAGATTCCTTTTTGCCCTTTTATTTAACAAAGGGTATGTGATACCCTCACTCAATTCGAGCCTTGGTTTTagtcaaacacaccaagcccttcccagacaCAGGTATTTAATCAGTGCATGCGACAGTGTTGGAGTATTTGGCTATAACGACATCGATGGGTAGGATAATTGTGTCTGTCGAACAGGTAGGTTTACTACTTATTTTTTGGAAGATGAAGAAATAAGCTCCAATTATATTTAACCCCTGCATCGGAGAGTTACAATGTTGATATCATTATGCAACCTACTACCTATAGTAGGAAAACAAGTTTCTCATTAATAATATCCCACCTGTTAAAAAaatctatcaatcaaatgtatttataaagctctttttacatcagccgatgtcacaaagtgctgtacagaaacccagcctaaaaccccaaacagcaagcaatgcagatgtagaagcacagtggctaggaaaaactccctgaaaggccagaacctaggaagaaacctagagaggaaccaggctctgagccagtcctcttctgggtagagattataacagaacatggtcaagatgttcaaacgttcatagatgacaagcgggtcagataataataatcacagtggttgttttGGGTGCAACAGGaaagcacctcaggagtaaatgtcagttggcttttcatagtgatcaatcagagttagagacagcaggtgcggtaSagagagagtccaaaacagcaggtccgggacaaggtagcacgtccagtgaacaggtcagggttccatagccacaggcagaacagttgaaactggagcagcagcatgaccaggtggactggggacaccaaggagtcatcaggccaggtagtcctgaggcatggtcctagagctcaggttctccgaaagtagagagagaataagagaaaagagagagagagaattagagggagcatacttaaattcacacaggacaccggaagagacaggagaaatactccagatataaccgaCTGACccaagccccccgacacaaactactgcagcataaatactggaggctgagacaggaggggtcaggagacactgtggctgcatccgatgatacccacggacagggccaaacaggtaggatataaccccacccactttgccaaagcacagcccccacaccactagagggatatcttcaaccaccaacctactaccctgagacaaggctgagtatagcccacaaagatctcccccacggcacgaccacgaggggggcgccaacccggaccagatcacgtcagtgactcaacccactcaagtgacgcatggaagagcaccagtaagccagtgactcagcctccgtaatagggttagaggcagagaatcccagtggagag
This window of the Salvelinus sp. IW2-2015 linkage group LG16, ASM291031v2, whole genome shotgun sequence genome carries:
- the LOC111976004 gene encoding HAUS augmin-like complex subunit 5 isoform X2 — protein: MGDRTLLRELKRWAIEEFNLPTQSLPNDNYFKTNVRVMRGNIQWYKVLHDKELKQVVGQSNAAKRFELQEQIDELRVELNHLDSQIKGTEAQLVTEEQSINRSWEMVEENQCRELLLQAFKQXCMKERHSLSEDIRKISGHSQVLEQLSRRAEVKVVFGNETSNSSGDHLNPSGAEPKVLHNVRELCDERLQFFQSLLESELNMTSSTATHLTREQRTAVFQHWLSAVEDLLQCYPPTQVLSALQYLALGQEITLEEMLASLDVARDVAALRFRYESNHLLDISKEEENLPTVKSLLQSAWEEVEQSLMELAQTRSQIQQLQTQLHTRKKEAQLELIGGESQTEALSQSVFKLEMQCVIQAAVRNGLRDQCVQMEQHARDRQEDLRNLRSQWQNIMDFRQLGDVRQEQISGLIKGNSTAKTELTRVHKEIGQFVQGKLVPQFAKVLSAANRLRNSVSQXARQFGNVSLLTLDRRIIEGKQRIPAAWLSIHRLHSLPFHNLCQSLAFPMYRAPEELYTQALSQHLELRFLRRLLQLHSSSLTNVEKQGALLPVPDQQALLLRVLEEDKELLKSLLPKVRELTQRCSQGLSYGYQVKIAISHWWDQPAQFALPDIRKGGLTFQQWLQRWKFVVKAS
- the LOC111976004 gene encoding HAUS augmin-like complex subunit 5 isoform X1 produces the protein MGDRTLLRELKRWAIEEFNLPTQSLPNDNYFKTLCVGPGASIWRYVTQHIFNQRNVRVMRGNIQWYKVLHDKELKQVVGQSNAAKRFELQEQIDELRVELNHLDSQIKGTEAQLVTEEQSINRSWEMVEENQCRELLLQAFKQXCMKERHSLSEDIRKISGHSQVLEQLSRRAEVKVVFGNETSNSSGDHLNPSGAEPKVLHNVRELCDERLQFFQSLLESELNMTSSTATHLTREQRTAVFQHWLSAVEDLLQCYPPTQVLSALQYLALGQEITLEEMLASLDVARDVAALRFRYESNHLLDISKEEENLPTVKSLLQSAWEEVEQSLMELAQTRSQIQQLQTQLHTRKKEAQLELIGGESQTEALSQSVFKLEMQCVIQAAVRNGLRDQCVQMEQHARDRQEDLRNLRSQWQNIMDFRQLGDVRQEQISGLIKGNSTAKTELTRVHKEIGQFVQGKLVPQFAKVLSAANRLRNSVSQXARQFGNVSLLTLDRRIIEGKQRIPAAWLSIHRLHSLPFHNLCQSLAFPMYRAPEELYTQALSQHLELRFLRRLLQLHSSSLTNVEKQGALLPVPDQQALLLRVLEEDKELLKSLLPKVRELTQRCSQGLSYGYQVKIAISHWWDQPAQFALPDIRKGGLTFQQWLQRWKFVVKAS